A portion of the Thunnus albacares chromosome 5, fThuAlb1.1, whole genome shotgun sequence genome contains these proteins:
- the rab5if gene encoding uncharacterized protein RAB5IF: MTSSSKRKEESHLLNGGVKQSTWSKAFNSNAVWEEKDEFLDVIYWLRQIIAVILGVIWGVAPLKGFLGIAIFCIINAGVLYVYFSSFQQIDEEEYGGTWELTKEGFMTSFALFLVVWIIFYTALHFD; the protein is encoded by the exons ATGACGAGCAGTTCAAAGCGGAAAGAAGAAAGTCATCTGCTGAATGGGGGTGTAAAACAATCCACATGGAGCAAAGCGTTCAACAGTAATGCTGTTTGGGAGGAGAAG GACGAGTTCTTAGATGTGATTTACTGGCTCCGGCAAATTATTGCAGTAATCCTTGGTGTGATATGGGGTGTTGCACCGTTGAAAGGATTTCTGGGAATAGCCAT ATTCTGCATCATCAACGCTGGCGTCCTGTATGTATACTTCAGCAGCTTTCAGCAGATCGATGAGGAAGAGTATGGTGGCACGTGGGAACTCACCAAAGAAGGCTTCATGACAtcttttgctctgtttctg GTGGTGTGGATAATCTTTTACACAGCTCTACATTTTGACTGA